The SAR324 cluster bacterium genome contains the following window.
ATCAGTATTTTCTCAATCCCAGCGTCTTTCGCCGCCTGAACTCTGTGGTTCCCTGACAATACAACCAGTCTGCCATCTTTTTCCAGATGGCATAATGGCACGGAAGACAAAAACCCGTCCTCCCGAATGTTGTTCAGCAAACCCTGGTACTGAAACTGGTTCATATACCGGGCATTCTCATCGAGCAGGGTGAGGTTCCGTGGATTGGCCACCGCAAGTTTGATTTTGCCGCCGAGGGTTTGATTGATAACATCAATCGCCTGATTGAGGTTCGGATTTCCCATGTCAATTTGCATTATTTACTCCTGTGATGTTTACACCATTTCTGCAATGCCTGTTTCAAGGTCATTTGCCCCATAACGCCATAGTAGTTCAACACATACGGATGATCCTCGTCCTGCTGTTCCTTTCTGGTAATCAACTTGTAAATCCCCCGATATTTCATGGAAACCGGATTTTTGGAGAATGCTGTTGTGACAGTATAATCGAACTTGTTCACCGCCTTGCGCTCCATCATAGTCTGGAACTCTTTGGACAAAGATGCCAGTAGCACCAGTTTTGACAACCGCTTATACACGGTATGATTCACCGCCATGTCACAAAGCAAATACAAGCTGTTTTCAAGTGGTTCTCCATCCTCATTGTTCATCGTCAGTGTCGGGAGTTCAGCACAAATGACTCCAATAATCTTACTGTTGACCGTGACCAGGAAATTGAACGTACCCCCTGAAAACTTGATTGTTTTTTTGAGGTAAAGGGTGCGGATATAATCCACAACCATGGAGTTGCTGAGAATTACTTGCAGATCATCATCAGGGTTGATTTCATCGGAGATGTGCATCTCATACGGGCATTTCCCCTTGTGGGTATGGAACCCCAGGTAAAAACTCTTTTTGGCGATGTTGCTATACAGGTGGATGGTCAGAGACCGCTTATCCAATGCTGATATGGGATCTCCCAGAAAATCATATTTACCATGCAGTTCATTTTCGGAATAAATAAACCACCGCAGGTCGTCCCGTTCAACTATCTTCCGGTAAAACGGCTCTGGAGAATCAAGGGAGGTGTAGGTTGGAGGATCCCATTTCAGGATCGTATTGAGCCACTTATACATCCGCTCGTATCCACCGCTATAGGTCGGAGCGTAGGTCGTGACTGTGGCACCTGTCGGCAAGTCATCCAACATTGCCATGGCATCTCGCCCATGAAATTTGGTGAGCTTCATCTGGCTTTTTCTGGTCTCAAGCTTCTGGATGGTTTGCTCCACAAGCGAATCCCACGATTTGACGTAGGCGTTCCACATTCGCTGTTTGTAGGAATTATTCAGGGCATGATAATCGGCCATATCAAGCAGCAGCATGACCGTTGCGGCCATCCGTGCAGGAGTATTGAGGTAGTCCTGAATGAACGGGACTTTGCACTCGGCATCCACATATTCCAGGCTGAACGGCTGATCGTTGAAGTACCAACCCAGGACACAGGAATAAATTGAGACATCACAGGAATGAATTTCCCCCTTGTAACCATTGAGGGATAGAACGGTTTCTGTGGTAAAGTTACCACAGCATAAAACATACAATTGTTCACTGAACAGAGGTATGTATTTTGTGAGGATTTTCCGGAATCCCTCTGGGACTACACCTTGAAACATATTGCCTTCCACAAAAAACTCTGATACTTTTCTACTTCATGCGAAGGTAGGGTCAATGCAGACCGCCATGCTTCCAGCATGGAAGTCCAAGTGCAAATCTTGGCCTTCGCTCCACCCTGTCACAGTTGTATCATAGTCCGATCTGGATTTCAACCCACCTTTCAGTTCAGGTTAATCGTTTAACTGCAATCTCAAACACCGGCTTGTCATCCTCAAAAATTTTGATTGAGTTTCCCTGTTTGACGATATGCTCTGCTACGGCAACCAGCGCATGGATTGTGACCTCCTGCTTATCCGCTCCAAACGAACCTGTTTTCAGGATTGATCCGGCATAAATCTTACCCGTCATCGGGCTGGTGGCAATGTGTATTTTTTTCATAGAACTGTCTCCTAAAATAAACTCATTTGTTCCGCTTTTTTTGACCACCCACTATCAAAAGAAAATTTTATTTCCTTTGGTGGTGGTGGAGTGTCCCTAATTTGTACCTCTACGACCCTCTGCACAGGCGTAGCGGTTCCTATTTCAGGAATCTGTTTATTGAGATGTAGAGCCAAAAATTCTGCCAATACGCTCCGGTGGCAATCTTTCGGATCTTTCTCGCAACAGTACAGTACAGCTTTCTCTCCATACTCCCTGACGTATTCCATCACATCCACCTTACTGATCTCATCCAAATACGCCTCTCGCCAAGGTTTCCCTTTTGAATTGCCTTTCAATAACGCATAGGAAGGCGCACCCACAGGGGTTTTCAGACCTCTCCACCAGTGCTGAGGGGAGCGCATGACCGCAATCTGCGAAAACCCTCGGTACTGTCGGGCGTCTTCCGCACTCTTTCCTTGATAGTGAGTGACATACTCACATTTCTCTAGCAGAGAAAATTCCTCATCAGTCAATTCTCTGCTTTTCAAGTTCTCTCTGGCAACGATCTCTAAAAAAGCACTACCACCTACAATCTGGCCTTTGTAGGTCAGCAGTCCCCGACACCAACATTTTTCGATGTATTCTCTAGCCGTATTCATATCGACCTCCTTTAATTGTGATAAATCATGATTTACCTTAGCATGATTTATCATGTTTTGCCAGTTTTTTCAGGGTTGCCAAACGCCAGATTCAATTTTTTTCAAGGCTCTGTCTTTATTGCCAATCACGTAAATCCAACAGGTTTCAATCCCTCCTGTCTCCGTGACACACTGGGTCAACACTCGCTCATAATGACTCGCACCGTCGTAACGGTAGCCTTCCAGCATGTCCAAACTTTCTAGCTGATCCCAATCATCGAACGTGACCAGTTCCCCAAAAATTCTCGGGTTCCCATATACCGGCAACTTGCAGGCGGCTTGCAGGAGTTTAAGATCAGCCTCCCGCACTGATCCCTGGCCTATCACCATCTTCCATGGGATAGAGGCATAAGGCAATGACCAACTCCTGAACAGACTCCCATGCACTGAAGCCTTCTCAATCTTTGATGCCGACTCGCAAAAACGGTGGTTTCCATGCCCTCGCTTCAATGTTCCATACACAAACACTTTCAGTTTATCACTCATTTTCCTCTCCATTAAATTTTTGGTTATTATTTAAAACGCCACTCCATCATAACGTTTCTTTTTCCACCAAAGTCCCGCCTGCTCATACCGGCCATGATTCCGGTCATGATCCCAACCGACTTTCAGGGTGGGGGTTTGTTTCAGCCATGAGTAATATTCCTGACTTAAAAACGGTTCTCCTGCCAAGAGGTGTTCCAGATACTCGCGACTCGGCTTGAGGCCATACTCGGTAAAGTT
Protein-coding sequences here:
- a CDS encoding DUF488 family protein: MNTAREYIEKCWCRGLLTYKGQIVGGSAFLEIVARENLKSRELTDEEFSLLEKCEYVTHYQGKSAEDARQYRGFSQIAVMRSPQHWWRGLKTPVGAPSYALLKGNSKGKPWREAYLDEISKVDVMEYVREYGEKAVLYCCEKDPKDCHRSVLAEFLALHLNKQIPEIGTATPVQRVVEVQIRDTPPPPKEIKFSFDSGWSKKAEQMSLF
- a CDS encoding gamma-glutamylcyclotransferase — protein: MSDKLKVFVYGTLKRGHGNHRFCESASKIEKASVHGSLFRSWSLPYASIPWKMVIGQGSVREADLKLLQAACKLPVYGNPRIFGELVTFDDWDQLESLDMLEGYRYDGASHYERVLTQCVTETGGIETCWIYVIGNKDRALKKIESGVWQP